The Daucus carota subsp. sativus chromosome 2, DH1 v3.0, whole genome shotgun sequence genome includes a window with the following:
- the LOC108206500 gene encoding type IV inositol polyphosphate 5-phosphatase 6-like: MSSVLELYQQMLAKALSHYFDAKLLLLDVPEFSMKSKYGTSRKEALLKLRFCDRILWYGRGLHQMSYVRGESRFSDHRPVYSIFLAEVESINHSRFKRRMSCSSSRIEVEELLPYSYGYGELNFFRDMEQY; encoded by the exons ATGTCTTCTGTTCTAGAACTTTACCAGCAAATGCTTGCAAAAGCCCTGTCACATTATTTTGACGCGAAGTTGCTGTTGTTAGATGTGCCTGAGTTCTCTATGAAG agcaagtatggtACTTCCAGGAAAGAAGCT CTATTGAAACTTAGGTTCTGTGATCGCATACTGTGGTATGGTAGAGGTCTGCATCAAATGTCTTATGTTCGTGGTGAGTCTCGTTTCTCAGATCATAGACCAGTTTACAGCATATTTCTGGCTGAGGTTGAGTCTATAAACCATAGTAGATTCAAAAGAAGAATGAGTTGTTCCAGCTCCAGGATTGAGGTGGAAGAGTTATTGCCATACTCATATGGATACGGGGAACTAAATTTCTTCCGAGATATGGAACAATACTGA
- the LOC108207456 gene encoding cation/H(+) antiporter 15-like, with protein sequence MDSPARNNASRVCSIMDHSNSKGLWFGDNPLKFYVPSLLLHLSLSINILTKCFHFFLKPLGQPTIISQTLAGVVLGPSILGQSTTFLSNVFPKETRIVLETTASFGFMLFIFLIGVKVDPIMVYRTGKPLGTALAENLIALLKMPIRDALSLALVMNTKSIAELGFMIQMKHMNQLTAEPYTIMVISVVVITGVISPIVKFLYDPSRRYLAYRRRTILHLRRNEELRVLTCLHSPENVQASNPTKESPINLVVLHLVKLIGRASSLLVPYRQREKPSSKRSESEQIFSAFRKYEQLNYGSWIYGETVETSHAFRNLNKKVLDKAPCSVGVLLDRVKQKNPRYVLSEQLLQKGPDDREALSYGQRMSSNSTIELHLVRFITSNSQNIMGGKERSKMLDDNILSDFKHNTMSSKRVSYQEEVVSSGKDVVSSTRSVGVSHDLVLVGRRHGESLLMYQLKTWRDRGELGEVGETLAYPEYNCEASVLLELWNEKSSGKYEKKDHVLPNHLDEKVAALHLENLGAKLTKLSKDQADYISV encoded by the exons ATGGACTCGCCTGCCAGAAATAACGCGTCCCGCGTTTGTTCTATTATGGATCATTCAAATTCTAAGGGACTCTGGTTTGGAGATAACCCTCTTAAGTTCTATGTTCCTTCACTTCTGCTGCACCTCTCTCTTAGTATTAATATTCTCACCAAGTGCTTTCACTTCTTTCTCAAGCCTCTTGGCCAACCTACCATCATTTCTCAGACTCTG GCTGGTGTTGTTCTAGGTCCATCGATACTCGGGCAGAGTACAACGTTCTTATCTAATGTGTTTCCTAAGGAAACTCGGATAGTACTAGAGACCACTGCATCTTTTGGCTTCATGCTCTTTATATTCCTAATTGGGGTCAAAGTAGATCCAATAATGGTTTATAGAACAGGGAAGCCACTGGGAACTGCACTAGCTGAGAACTTGATAGCTTTGTTGAA GATGCCAATCCGAGACGCCCTTTCTCTTGCTCTTGTCATGAACACTAAAAGCATAGCTGAACTTGGTTTCATGATCCAGATGAAACATATGAAT CAATTGACAGCAGAACCGTATACCATTATGGTAATCTCAGTGGTGGTTATAACAGGAGTAATTTCGCCTATCGTGAAATTTCTATATGATCCTTCAAGAAGGTACCTTGCCTATAGGAGGAGGACTATCTTGCACCTCAGACGGAACGAAGAACTTCGTGTACTTACTTGCCTGCACTCTCCAGAAAATGTCCAGGCATCTAATCCAACAAAAGAGAGCCCAATTAATCTTGTGGTTCTCCACCTTGTCAAGCTCATTGGTCGCGCCAGTTCTCTACTAGTCCCATACAGGCAAAGGGAAAAGCCTTCGTCAAAACGTTCAGAATCAGAACAAATATTCTCTGCATTCAGAAAGTATGAACAACTCAACTATGGCAGT TGGATATACGGGGAAACAGTAGAAACCTCTCATGCATTCAGAAACTTGAACAAAAAGGTCCTGGATAAGGCTCCTTGCTCTGTCGGGGTCCTTCTTGATCGCGTAAAACAGAAGAACCCCAGATACGTATTGTCAGAGCAGTTGTTACAGAAGGGGCCTGATGATAGAGAAGCCCTATCATACGGCCAACGAATGTCAAGCAACTCTACTATTGAGCTCCATTTAGTTCGATTCATTACTTCAAATTCACAAAACATCATGGGAGGGAAAGAACGAAGCAAGATGCTTGATGATAACATCTTGAGTGACTTCAAGCACAACACTATGAGTTCTAAACGTGTTTCGTACCAAGAGGAGGTGGTGTCCAGTGGTAAGGATGTGGTCTCATCAACAAGATCAGTAGGTGTTTCTCATGACCTTGTCTTGGTTGGTAGGCGGCACGGGGAGTCACTCCTAATGTATCAACTAAAGACATGGAGGGACAGGGGAGAGTTAGGGGAAGTCGGAGAAACACTTGCTTACCCTGAATACAATTGTGAGGCTTCTGTTCTG CTAGAGTTGTGGAATGAGAAGAGCTCAGGAAAGTATGAGAAGAAGGACCATGTCTTACCCAATCACCTCGACGAGAAGGTTGCTGCACTCCATCTTGAAAATCTCGGTGCAAAGCTTACAAAGCTCTCCAAGGACCAAGCTGACTACATCAGTGTTTAA
- the LOC108209152 gene encoding uncharacterized protein LOC108209152 isoform X1, producing MAVDRRPNLGGMEKAFSLNIMMLITRYFAGLPRIDINRDSAPANGPRKKCKRSAGISGSRVWRAWDILPDELLVSVLMKLDIIDYLAFSGVCRSWRLASLDIRNCFMERLQPLVVARRRYCKKACVLFNMFDRKSSKSMLPNLAGRKFWHLVSGYLITIDCRELWLVNLMTRHELHFSALPACMGKINDTRNRAVLFRSTQLSGVFMVVFSKMSCYLMLSESGSSRWQIYFLPKTSFGIFDVKILDGKIFVLTCDLQFGEFNPRGDPVFKLYNFPIPIQLSGFKHLQLATSDNKLYIIVSHQVHRRNTPGVIIKVQYHSLYELDYKEESVKRVHDMGSKSLFLSEFQSAVVDTTGWGAGNCVCVLQPMFHQTCVFYGLSGMELSTLPFLGTDKLAPYSWFFPSESWDINCVGDEFGM from the exons ATGGCAGTGGATCGGCGACCCAATCTTGGTGGGATGGAAAAGGCATTCAGCTTAAATATCATGATGCTTATTACTCGATATTTTGCAGGACTACCGAGGATAGACATTAATAG GGACTCTGCACCAGCAAACGGACCAAGGAAAAAATGTAAAAGGAGCGCCGGCATATCGGGTAGCAGAGTATGGAGAGCTTGGGATATTCTCCCTGATGAACTCCTTGTTTCAGTTTTAATGAAACTAGATATTATCGACTACCTTGCATTCAGTGGCGTCTGTAGATCGTGGAGGTTAGCGTCTCTCGATATACGCAATTGTTTTATGGAACGTCTGCAACCTTTGGTTGTCGCAAGGAGAAGATATTGTAAGAAAGCTTGTGTTCTGTTCAATATGTTCGACAGGAAAAGTAGCAAGTCAATGCTGCCAAATTTGGCTGGTAGGAAATTCTGGCATTTAGTAAGTGGTTACTTGATCACAATCGACTGCAGAGAACTTTGGCTTGTGAATTTAATGACAAGGCATGAGCTGCATTTTTCTGCTCTGCCCGCCTGTATGGGGAAAATTAATGACACCAGAAATCGCGCTGTCCTCTTCCGTTCGACTCAGCTTTCAGGAGTTTTCATGGTTGTTTTCTCTAAAATGAGTTGTTATTTAATGTTGTCTGAAAGTGGCTCCAGCAGATGGCAGATATATTTCTTACCAAAAACTAGTTTCGGGATTTTCGATGTGAAAATTTTGGATGGCAAAATCTTTGTCTTAACCTGTGACCTACAATTCGGAGAATTTAATCCGAGGGGAGATCCTGTTTTCAAGCTCTACAACTTCCCGATCCCAATTCAGCTTTCAGGATTTAAGCACTTGCAGTTAGCCACTTCTGACAACAAACTCTACATTATTGTATCTCATCAGGTACACCGTCGTAACACACCCGGGGTAATTATAAAGGTCCAATATCATTCGCTCTATGAACTAGATTATAAGGAGGAATCTGTAAAACGGGTTCACGACATGGGTTCAAAATCTTTGTTCCTGAGTGAATTCCAGTCTGCTGTGGTCGATACAACAGGTTGGGGAGCAGGTAACTGTGTCTGTGTTCTTCAACCTATGTTTCATCAGACTTGTGTGTTCTATGGCTTGAGTGGAATGGAGCTATCAACACTTCCTTTTCTGGGGACGGATAAGTTAGCACCATATTCCTGGTTTTTTCCTAGCGAAAGCTGGGACATCAATTGTGTTGGTGATGAATTTGGCATGTGA